In Dehalococcoidia bacterium, a genomic segment contains:
- the cpaB gene encoding Flp pilus assembly protein CpaB — translation MLGMQALGRGGQRLALPLAALLGLLSALLIFVVLSNASGGEGEGGATAVPTVPAVIAAVDIPARTRITADMVEVRAVPRDLVSARAFANVQDVVGKVARFPIAAKEQVTADSLVETSLSAETTRNPPLAVQVPPGKRALAIKASEDTAVGGLVLPGDFVDVIGVFELDEGGSRRAVSVVVAQNVQVLAIGQRITDLPPGSADLPPNERVNLRNASPDPGARTMTLAVSPEEALALSLASEKGSLRVALRSFSDTNRTNARVLPPGTVLPPEIAAILQLTQQ, via the coding sequence ATGCTGGGCATGCAGGCCCTGGGCAGAGGAGGACAGCGGCTCGCCCTGCCCCTGGCAGCGCTGCTGGGCCTCCTGAGCGCCCTCCTCATTTTCGTCGTCCTCAGCAACGCCAGCGGTGGCGAGGGCGAAGGCGGCGCCACGGCTGTCCCCACCGTGCCGGCGGTGATAGCGGCCGTGGACATCCCGGCCCGCACCCGCATCACCGCCGACATGGTGGAGGTGCGAGCGGTGCCCAGGGACCTGGTCAGCGCCAGGGCCTTCGCCAACGTCCAGGACGTGGTGGGCAAGGTGGCCCGGTTCCCCATCGCGGCCAAGGAGCAGGTGACGGCCGACAGCCTGGTAGAGACCTCCCTGAGCGCGGAGACCACACGCAACCCGCCCCTGGCAGTCCAGGTGCCGCCCGGCAAGCGCGCGCTGGCCATCAAGGCCAGCGAGGACACCGCCGTCGGTGGCCTGGTGCTGCCTGGCGACTTCGTGGACGTCATCGGCGTGTTCGAGCTGGACGAAGGGGGGAGCCGCCGCGCCGTATCGGTGGTGGTGGCCCAGAACGTGCAGGTGCTGGCCATCGGCCAGCGCATCACCGATCTGCCCCCGGGCTCCGCCGACCTGCCGCCCAACGAGCGGGTGAACCTGCGCAACGCCAGCCCCGACCCCGGCGCCAGGACCATGACCCTGGCCGTAAGCCCCGAGGAGGCCCTGGCCCTGTCCCTGGCCAGCGAAAAGGGCTCCCTGAGGGTGGCCCTGCGCTCCTTCAGCGACACCAACCGCACCAACGCCCGGGTCCTGCCGCCGGGGACCGTGCTGCCGCCGGAGATAGCCGCCATCCTGCAGTTGACGCAGCAGTGA
- a CDS encoding P-loop NTPase, whose protein sequence is MARNIQIIVIDPDPQSREEVRRMLALGGFAVLGCAAYGTEAFSLCQETHPDVVLMNLTEPVGRAFQTLEAVTRLLPASGIIIYSRISAHEVVRRAMQLGARDYLVQPVKQEKMAAAIESVRRLLEESPRVLPPEVGERPMVPFGSVVTVFGPKGGVGKTTLATNLAVALATHVKLPVAIVDLDLRFGDVATFFDLPVEHSIVDLGTHAGPVGLDTVRQYMSRHSSGVDVLPAPRWKGEWYTLTPDHVGSALHALARSYDFVLVDTPGGYNDLLSQALEVSTVALLVTTPDVPSIKDAFMALEILRSWSYPEERIQVVLNHPSPAIRVSPAEVKRVLGDVPRWQIPFDRAMAKAIQEGRPLVMDRPRSRAARALLQLAHFLAGQAPSAGGGGLLSRLVPSRRVKAAVR, encoded by the coding sequence ATGGCCCGCAACATACAGATAATCGTCATCGACCCCGATCCCCAGAGCCGCGAAGAGGTGCGAAGGATGCTGGCCCTGGGCGGCTTCGCCGTCCTGGGCTGCGCCGCCTACGGGACCGAGGCCTTCAGCCTCTGCCAGGAGACTCACCCCGACGTCGTCCTCATGAACCTGACGGAGCCTGTGGGCCGCGCCTTCCAGACCCTGGAGGCAGTGACCCGGCTTCTTCCGGCCTCGGGCATCATCATCTACTCCCGCATATCCGCCCACGAGGTCGTGCGGCGGGCCATGCAACTGGGCGCCCGCGACTACCTGGTGCAGCCGGTGAAGCAGGAGAAGATGGCCGCTGCCATCGAGTCGGTGCGGCGGCTGCTGGAGGAATCGCCGCGCGTCCTGCCGCCGGAGGTGGGCGAGCGGCCGATGGTGCCCTTCGGCTCGGTGGTGACCGTCTTCGGCCCCAAGGGAGGAGTCGGCAAGACCACTCTGGCGACCAATCTGGCCGTTGCCCTGGCCACCCACGTGAAGTTGCCCGTGGCGATAGTGGACCTGGACCTGCGCTTCGGGGACGTGGCCACCTTCTTCGACCTGCCGGTGGAGCACAGCATCGTCGACCTGGGCACTCATGCCGGGCCGGTGGGCCTGGACACGGTGCGTCAATACATGTCCCGCCACTCCTCGGGGGTGGACGTGCTGCCGGCCCCCCGCTGGAAGGGGGAGTGGTATACCCTCACGCCCGACCACGTGGGAAGCGCCCTCCACGCCCTGGCCCGCTCCTATGACTTCGTGCTGGTGGACACCCCGGGAGGCTACAACGACCTCCTCTCGCAGGCGCTGGAGGTGTCCACCGTGGCCCTGCTGGTGACCACCCCCGATGTCCCTTCCATAAAGGACGCCTTCATGGCCCTGGAGATCCTGCGCTCCTGGTCATACCCCGAGGAGCGAATACAGGTGGTGCTGAACCACCCCAGCCCGGCCATCCGGGTATCGCCGGCGGAGGTCAAGCGCGTCCTGGGCGACGTGCCGCGCTGGCAGATCCCCTTCGACCGGGCGATGGCCAAGGCCATCCAGGAGGGGAGGCCCCTGGTGATGGACCGCCCCCGCTCGCGGGCCGCCAGGGCCCTGCTCCAACTGGCCCACTTCCTGGCCGGCCAGGCCCCATCCGCCGGCGGCGGCGGTCTCCTTTCGCGTCTGGTCCCCAGCCGACGAGTGAAGGCCGCCGTCAGGTGA
- a CDS encoding CpaF family protein, producing MSWWEAKLPRRTPETTPPRPPRTGGHTSPTHVYEDVALELHRRLLDELDMARLARMPPNEAEKAVEEAAVTVLDREFPHIVGAARDAVITRLKDEMLGLGPLEQLMRDSSISEVMVNAPDEIYYEREGIIYRSDVRFRDHEHIMRVVRRILTPLGRRVDESSPMVDARLPDGSRVNVIIPPLAPRSPVVTIRRFRSDKMTMEDLVRAGTLSPELARFLAACVQARINILVSGGTGTGKTTLLNALSAYIPASERIITIEDPIELRLQQPHVVSLEARPPSIEGRGEVTQRDLLRNALRMRPDRIIIGEVRGPEAFDMLNAMNTGHEGSLSTVHANSPRDALHRLENMVLMAVDLPERAIREQIASALDMIVQVARFVDGVRRITHVTEVLGLEGNVITLQDIFRFVQRGVDGEGRVIGEIAPTGIRPSFVDKFRLAGIELPNELFVSGVW from the coding sequence ATGAGCTGGTGGGAGGCGAAGCTCCCGCGGCGGACGCCTGAGACAACCCCTCCGCGGCCACCCCGCACGGGCGGCCACACCAGCCCCACCCATGTCTACGAGGACGTGGCCCTGGAGCTGCACCGACGCCTCCTCGACGAACTGGACATGGCCCGCCTGGCCCGCATGCCCCCCAACGAGGCCGAAAAGGCCGTGGAGGAGGCAGCCGTCACGGTCCTGGACAGGGAGTTCCCCCACATCGTCGGCGCCGCCCGCGACGCCGTCATCACCCGTCTCAAGGACGAGATGCTGGGGCTGGGGCCTCTGGAGCAACTCATGCGCGACTCCAGCATCTCCGAGGTGATGGTCAACGCTCCGGACGAGATCTACTACGAACGGGAGGGGATCATCTATCGCAGCGACGTCCGCTTTCGCGATCACGAACACATCATGCGGGTGGTGCGTCGCATCCTGACGCCTCTGGGGCGGCGGGTGGACGAGTCGTCACCCATGGTGGACGCCCGGCTCCCGGACGGCTCCCGGGTCAACGTCATCATCCCGCCGCTGGCGCCCCGCAGCCCGGTAGTGACCATTCGTCGCTTCCGCAGCGACAAGATGACGATGGAAGACCTGGTGCGCGCGGGGACCCTCAGTCCGGAGCTGGCCCGCTTCCTGGCCGCCTGTGTCCAGGCCCGCATAAACATCCTGGTCTCGGGCGGCACCGGCACCGGCAAGACGACCCTGCTCAACGCCCTCTCGGCCTACATACCGGCCAGCGAGCGGATCATCACCATAGAGGACCCCATCGAGTTGCGGCTGCAGCAGCCCCACGTGGTGAGCCTGGAGGCACGGCCTCCCAGCATTGAGGGCCGTGGCGAGGTGACCCAGCGCGACCTGCTGCGCAACGCCCTGCGCATGCGCCCCGACCGCATCATCATCGGCGAGGTCCGGGGGCCGGAGGCCTTCGACATGCTCAACGCCATGAACACCGGCCACGAGGGCTCCCTCTCCACGGTCCACGCCAACTCCCCCCGCGATGCCCTCCACCGCCTGGAGAACATGGTGCTGATGGCCGTGGACCTGCCCGAGCGGGCCATCCGCGAGCAGATCGCCTCGGCCCTGGACATGATCGTCCAGGTGGCCCGCTTCGTGGACGGTGTGCGCCGCATCACCCATGTCACCGAGGTGCTGGGGCTGGAAGGGAACGTCATCACCCTGCAGGACATCTTCCGTTTCGTGCAGCGCGGGGTGGACGGCGAGGGACGTGTCATCGGCGAGATAGCGCCCACCGGAATCCGCCCCAGCTTCGTGGACAAGTTCCGCCTGGCAGGCATCGAGCTGCCCAACGAGCTGTTCGTCTCGGGAGTGTGGTGA
- a CDS encoding type II secretion system F family protein yields MLEALAALLGGLTVFCGALGLTGALAAPGSLEQRVIRLQEAAPEQAKARQRRRQPVLKARRNSGLMGWWGPDSAMARELEQAGISLRPVEYVLLRCVLGAVLALLPLMLGMPIFVLPLAFILGFQLPRFLVQSQRRKRQAKIEAQLLEALPLLASGLRAGYGFLQALDFVARRVGQPLSWELGLTIQELQLGADFEDALGALSRRVGSADLDLVVTALVLQRQVGGNLAELLTMVERTMRERVRLRGEIKALTGQQRMSAMVIGALPFFLGGVLMLLNPDYVGLLFTRPAGLAMLGTGLCMELMGLYILRRILSIEV; encoded by the coding sequence ATGCTGGAAGCGCTGGCAGCCCTCCTGGGCGGCCTCACGGTCTTCTGTGGGGCTCTGGGCCTAACGGGGGCGCTGGCCGCCCCTGGCTCCCTGGAGCAGAGGGTTATCCGCCTACAGGAGGCTGCCCCGGAACAGGCCAAGGCCCGTCAGCGACGCCGACAGCCGGTGCTGAAGGCCCGCCGCAACAGCGGCCTCATGGGCTGGTGGGGGCCAGACTCGGCCATGGCCCGCGAGCTGGAGCAGGCGGGCATATCCCTCCGGCCTGTCGAATACGTGCTGCTGCGCTGCGTGCTGGGGGCGGTGTTGGCCCTGTTGCCGCTCATGCTGGGGATGCCCATCTTCGTGCTGCCCCTGGCATTCATCCTGGGGTTCCAGTTGCCGCGTTTCCTCGTGCAGTCCCAGCGACGCAAGCGGCAGGCCAAGATCGAGGCCCAGTTGCTGGAGGCGCTGCCGCTGCTGGCCAGCGGCCTGCGGGCCGGATACGGCTTCCTGCAGGCCCTAGACTTCGTGGCCCGCCGAGTAGGCCAACCCCTGAGCTGGGAACTGGGCCTGACCATCCAAGAATTGCAGCTGGGGGCCGACTTCGAGGATGCCCTCGGCGCCCTCAGCCGTCGCGTGGGCAGCGCCGACCTGGACCTGGTGGTGACGGCCCTGGTGCTGCAGCGACAGGTGGGCGGCAACCTGGCCGAGCTGCTGACCATGGTGGAGCGGACCATGAGGGAGCGGGTCCGCCTGCGGGGCGAGATCAAGGCCCTCACCGGTCAGCAGCGCATGTCGGCCATGGTCATCGGTGCCCTGCCCTTCTTCCTGGGCGGCGTCCTGATGCTGCTGAACCCGGACTACGTGGGGCTGCTTTTCACCCGGCCGGCGGGGCTGGCCATGCTGGGGACAGGCCTCTGCATGGAACTGATGGGGCTGTACATCCTGCGACGCATCCTGTCCATCGAGGTGTGA
- a CDS encoding type II secretion system F family protein produces the protein MLALASLTTGLFVALLTLVLLGNGRRDLLSRVQGYRPQRRADKDRDRLPGLGERVLQPMLRWAERSISRLMPANVTADVEKSLVLAGARISAPAFLTIWVVCIFLPPVLVGGLAMALKLPLGLAIMGSLVMSLAGFCAPIFWLRSMTRQRQRRILRAMPDTLDLIAVSVEAGLGLEAALARVADKLKGPLSDEISRTLREIAMGRDRHEALMDLGERTGVDDLRTFVLAIVQAEQLGVGIAQTLKTQSDFQRMKRRQQAELAAQQAPVKMVFPLVFLIFPAMMMVILGPAAINLFETFSKR, from the coding sequence GTGCTCGCTCTGGCCTCTCTGACCACCGGCCTGTTCGTCGCGCTGCTGACTCTGGTGTTGCTGGGCAACGGGCGCCGCGACCTGCTCAGCCGCGTGCAGGGCTACCGTCCCCAGCGCCGCGCCGATAAGGACAGGGACAGGCTGCCCGGCCTCGGCGAAAGGGTGCTGCAGCCAATGCTGCGCTGGGCCGAGCGCAGCATTTCCCGCCTGATGCCGGCCAACGTCACCGCCGACGTGGAGAAGTCGCTGGTGCTGGCAGGGGCGAGGATATCGGCCCCTGCCTTCCTCACCATCTGGGTGGTATGCATCTTCCTGCCGCCGGTGCTGGTGGGTGGCCTGGCGATGGCCCTCAAGCTGCCCCTGGGCCTGGCTATCATGGGCAGCCTCGTCATGTCGCTGGCAGGGTTCTGCGCGCCCATCTTCTGGCTCCGCAGCATGACCCGACAGCGGCAGCGGCGCATCCTGCGGGCCATGCCCGACACCCTGGACCTCATCGCCGTGAGCGTGGAGGCAGGGCTGGGACTGGAGGCCGCCCTGGCTAGGGTGGCCGATAAGCTCAAGGGCCCCCTCAGCGACGAGATCTCCCGCACCCTGCGTGAGATCGCTATGGGCCGCGACCGCCACGAGGCGCTGATGGACCTGGGCGAGCGGACGGGCGTGGACGACCTGCGCACCTTCGTGCTGGCCATCGTCCAGGCCGAGCAGTTGGGGGTGGGCATCGCTCAGACGCTCAAGACCCAGTCCGACTTCCAGCGGATGAAGCGTCGTCAGCAGGCGGAGCTGGCTGCCCAACAGGCGCCGGTGAAGATGGTCTTCCCGCTGGTGTTCCTCATCTTCCCGGCCATGATGATGGTCATCCTCGGGCCGGCAGCCATCAACCTGTTCGAGACCTTTTCCAAGCGCTAG
- a CDS encoding LLM class F420-dependent oxidoreductase, with product MKFGVFMFTTDYSMSPIELARAAEERGFESLFVPEHTHIPTSRRSPWPGGAELPQEYYHLLDPFVALASAAAVTSRLRVGTAICLVPQHHPITLAKQVASLDHISGGRFIFGIGAGWNEEEMQHHGVDPSTRWQVMRESVLAMKAIWTQDEAQFHGRFVDFEPLWSWPKPVQKPHPPVYVGGHGRRVLERAVEYGDGWMPIYAREHDLGARIRELQQLAAERGRGPIPVTVLGVPPRPEALEECARLGVERCIFWLRPAPADETLPYLDQLASLAREFAAA from the coding sequence ATGAAGTTCGGCGTGTTCATGTTCACCACCGACTACTCGATGTCGCCCATCGAGCTGGCCCGGGCAGCGGAGGAGCGGGGCTTCGAGTCCCTGTTCGTGCCGGAACACACCCACATTCCCACCAGCCGCCGTTCACCCTGGCCGGGGGGCGCCGAGCTGCCGCAGGAGTACTACCACCTGCTGGACCCCTTCGTGGCGCTGGCCAGCGCCGCCGCCGTCACCAGCAGGCTGAGGGTGGGCACAGCCATCTGTCTGGTGCCCCAGCACCATCCCATCACCCTGGCCAAGCAGGTGGCCAGCCTGGACCACATTTCCGGGGGACGCTTCATATTCGGCATCGGCGCCGGCTGGAACGAGGAAGAGATGCAGCACCACGGAGTGGACCCGTCCACCCGCTGGCAGGTGATGCGGGAGTCGGTGCTGGCCATGAAGGCTATCTGGACACAGGACGAGGCCCAGTTCCACGGTCGCTTCGTCGACTTCGAGCCGCTCTGGTCGTGGCCGAAGCCGGTGCAGAAGCCCCATCCGCCCGTCTACGTGGGCGGCCATGGCCGTCGGGTGCTGGAGCGGGCCGTCGAATACGGCGACGGCTGGATGCCCATCTACGCCCGCGAGCACGACCTGGGGGCCCGCATCCGCGAGCTGCAGCAGCTGGCTGCCGAGAGGGGCCGAGGCCCCATACCGGTCACGGTGCTGGGCGTCCCTCCCCGACCCGAGGCCCTGGAGGAGTGCGCAAGGCTGGGGGTGGAGCGCTGTATCTTCTGGCTGCGTCCCGCCCCGGCCGACGAGACGCTGCCTTACCTGGACCAGCTGGCGTCCCTGGCGAGGGAGTTCGCCGCCGCCTAG
- a CDS encoding alpha/beta hydrolase, producing MALDPGAAALLQQMAQAGVPPFNQMTVQQARQSMTGLAGTAPKYPVAKVEDRTIPGPAGQIPVRIYWPISGQKVGLVVYYHGGGWVICDLETHDGTCRQLANASDCIVMSVDYRLAPEHKFPAAVEDCYAAAAWAAENAATFGVDPSRLVVAGDSAGGNLAAVVALLAKERGGPRLAHQVLIYPVTDYSFDRPSYRENAEGYLLTRDAMEWFWRHYLNSDADGQNPLASPLRAPDLRGLPSATVITAEYDPLRDEGEAYAQRLMEAGVPTTCVRYLGQIHGFVTLEHVLPAGRQALLALGATIKGVLTGALGGQPAAA from the coding sequence ATGGCTCTCGACCCGGGCGCAGCAGCCCTGCTGCAGCAGATGGCGCAGGCGGGGGTGCCGCCCTTCAACCAGATGACTGTCCAGCAGGCTCGCCAGTCCATGACGGGGCTGGCGGGTACGGCACCTAAGTATCCCGTCGCCAAGGTGGAGGACCGCACCATCCCTGGGCCGGCCGGCCAGATCCCGGTGCGCATCTACTGGCCTATCAGCGGCCAGAAGGTAGGGCTGGTGGTCTACTACCACGGAGGCGGCTGGGTCATCTGCGACCTGGAGACCCACGACGGTACCTGCCGCCAGCTGGCCAACGCCTCCGACTGCATCGTCATGTCGGTGGACTACCGCCTGGCGCCGGAGCACAAGTTCCCGGCAGCGGTGGAGGACTGTTACGCTGCGGCCGCCTGGGCGGCGGAGAACGCCGCCACCTTCGGCGTCGACCCGTCGCGCCTGGTAGTGGCCGGCGACAGCGCCGGCGGGAACCTGGCGGCGGTGGTGGCCCTGCTCGCCAAGGAGCGGGGCGGGCCGAGGCTGGCCCATCAGGTTCTCATCTACCCGGTGACGGACTACAGCTTTGACCGGCCGTCGTACCGCGAGAACGCCGAGGGCTACCTGCTGACCCGTGACGCCATGGAGTGGTTCTGGCGCCACTATCTCAACAGCGATGCTGATGGCCAGAACCCCCTGGCTTCCCCCCTGCGGGCGCCCGATCTGAGGGGGCTGCCATCGGCCACCGTCATCACGGCGGAGTACGACCCGCTGCGAGACGAGGGGGAAGCCTACGCCCAGCGGCTGATGGAGGCCGGGGTGCCTACCACCTGTGTGCGCTACCTGGGCCAGATCCACGGCTTCGTGACCCTGGAGCACGTGCTGCCGGCTGGCAGGCAGGCCCTCCTGGCCCTGGGGGCGACCATAAAGGGCGTCCTGACCGGCGCCCTGGGGGGACAGCCGGCGGCGGCCTAG
- a CDS encoding alpha/beta fold hydrolase: MAGNVASGPRGTMLEVWQGRVKVSVKTAGDGPPLVYFHAAAGLRWDDFLDGLARHFTVHAPELPGTGDSDPHDIYQVDSLWDLVLIMGDVLDALGLRDVPLVGHSFGAMLAAEVAAHWPERFSRLVLISPIGLWRQERPVTNWMSVPIQDLPRLMFRDLSAPAVQRLLALPQDQEEMQMAQAKLVWALGCSGKFVWPIPDKGLKKRLHRVRVPTLLVWGREDAVVPAEYAQDFAAYIQGARTLVVDGAGHVPQLEKLDQVLPAVLEFLRG, encoded by the coding sequence ATGGCAGGAAATGTGGCTAGCGGCCCGCGCGGCACCATGCTGGAGGTTTGGCAGGGCCGGGTCAAGGTCAGCGTGAAGACGGCCGGGGACGGGCCGCCGCTGGTGTACTTTCACGCCGCCGCTGGCCTGCGCTGGGACGACTTCTTGGACGGCCTGGCCCGCCACTTTACCGTACATGCGCCGGAGCTGCCTGGCACCGGCGACAGCGACCCTCACGACATCTACCAGGTGGACAGCCTCTGGGACCTGGTGCTGATCATGGGGGACGTGCTGGACGCCCTGGGCCTGCGCGACGTCCCCCTGGTGGGCCACTCCTTCGGCGCCATGCTGGCGGCCGAGGTGGCTGCCCACTGGCCGGAGCGCTTCAGCAGGCTGGTGCTCATCTCGCCCATCGGGCTGTGGCGGCAAGAGCGTCCCGTCACCAACTGGATGTCCGTCCCCATCCAGGACCTGCCGCGGCTCATGTTCCGGGACCTCTCTGCTCCTGCAGTGCAGAGGCTGCTGGCCCTGCCGCAGGACCAGGAAGAGATGCAGATGGCCCAGGCCAAGCTGGTATGGGCGCTGGGCTGTTCCGGCAAGTTCGTGTGGCCCATTCCGGATAAGGGCCTGAAGAAGAGGCTGCACCGCGTGCGCGTGCCCACCCTGCTGGTATGGGGCCGGGAGGATGCCGTGGTGCCGGCCGAGTATGCCCAGGACTTCGCCGCTTACATCCAGGGTGCCCGCACCCTGGTGGTGGATGGCGCCGGCCACGTGCCCCAGCTGGAGAAGCTGGACCAGGTGCTGCCGGCCGTCCTGGAGTTCCTGCGCGGCTAG
- a CDS encoding LLM class flavin-dependent oxidoreductase, with the protein MKISMFHLMPHRELPEDFEKRYHSVWVDPPWWELAVPERIGQFYNWTLDELTYAAKMGLDGICTNEHHQNAYGFMPSPNLMGAALAKATNGLDVAIVQMGSTLPTTNPPIRVAEEYAMLDCISGGRLVAGMPLGSPMDVNYCYGIPPMEQRERYREAHDLIVKAWTSREIFAWNGKYYQLPMVNIWPRPIQQPHPPIWVPGVGSITTWDFAIDHDYCYCNLGYYGAVAAQAMVDGYWHRVQEKGKDMNPYRLGFLQLVAVSETDARAEQDYAKHVEYFYTKCLHYAPEFLFPPGHYDWESLLAMVKRGAYGVSRSLAGASFREIVESGAVIAGGPETVRDRLREVIKRLRVGNLMVLLHIGSMPHELTLKNIDLFAREVMPHLRDIWDDEGWENHWWPERLRAPREAQPAGQ; encoded by the coding sequence ATGAAGATATCGATGTTCCATTTGATGCCCCATCGAGAACTTCCGGAGGATTTTGAGAAGCGCTATCACTCGGTGTGGGTGGACCCGCCCTGGTGGGAGCTGGCCGTTCCCGAGAGGATCGGCCAGTTCTATAACTGGACGCTGGACGAGCTGACCTATGCTGCCAAGATGGGGCTGGACGGCATCTGCACCAACGAGCACCACCAGAACGCGTACGGCTTCATGCCCAGCCCCAACCTGATGGGGGCAGCCCTGGCCAAGGCTACCAACGGCCTGGACGTGGCCATCGTGCAGATGGGCTCGACCCTGCCCACCACCAACCCGCCCATCCGGGTGGCCGAAGAGTATGCCATGCTGGACTGCATCAGCGGCGGACGCCTGGTGGCGGGGATGCCCCTCGGTTCCCCCATGGACGTCAACTATTGTTACGGCATCCCGCCGATGGAGCAGCGGGAGCGCTACCGCGAGGCCCACGACCTCATCGTGAAGGCCTGGACCAGCCGCGAGATATTCGCCTGGAACGGCAAGTACTACCAGCTGCCCATGGTCAACATCTGGCCGCGCCCCATCCAGCAGCCCCATCCGCCCATCTGGGTGCCCGGGGTGGGCAGCATAACGACCTGGGACTTCGCCATCGACCATGACTACTGCTACTGCAACCTGGGCTACTACGGGGCCGTCGCCGCCCAGGCCATGGTGGATGGCTACTGGCACCGGGTGCAGGAGAAGGGCAAGGACATGAACCCCTACCGCCTCGGCTTCCTGCAGCTGGTGGCCGTTTCCGAGACGGACGCCCGTGCCGAACAGGACTATGCCAAGCACGTGGAGTACTTTTACACCAAGTGCCTCCACTACGCTCCCGAATTCCTGTTCCCGCCCGGTCACTATGACTGGGAGAGCCTCCTGGCCATGGTCAAGAGGGGCGCCTACGGCGTGTCGCGCAGCCTGGCCGGTGCCAGCTTCCGCGAGATCGTGGAGTCGGGGGCCGTCATAGCCGGTGGGCCGGAGACCGTGCGCGACCGTTTGCGGGAGGTCATCAAGCGGCTGCGGGTGGGGAACCTGATGGTGCTGTTGCACATCGGCTCCATGCCCCACGAGCTGACGCTCAAGAACATCGACCTGTTCGCTCGTGAGGTGATGCCCCACCTGCGGGACATCTGGGACGACGAGGGCTGGGAGAACCACTGGTGGCCCGAGCGGCTGCGGGCGCCCCGCGAGGCTCAGCCGGCGGGCCAGTAA
- a CDS encoding ABC transporter permease: MLLNLVIANLKIIFRDRVSLFWALAFPVMFMGVFALFNLDRPPQVDLAVVEETPGPLGQTLRQALDRMELFETKDESSETAALRKLRNGDYDVVLVLGSDGGTARAYYNLANVQLNEMALSALERFFDEFNLQAAGVQPTVRLEQQAVSGRDIGYMDFLVPGILGMGLMQYAIIGMATVLVGYRAKRILRRIQTTPLPVSRFVLAQVTAFLVLSLLQTAVILGVGRLVGADLPGTFYWAFPLALLGNFVFLNMGIVVASFTSTEPAAAGMGNAIGLPLMFLSGVFFPTDQLPPFLAKVVSYLPLAPLLEALRAVLLHGEPVLEAWRDILLVGAWAVASLALAVRAFRLE; encoded by the coding sequence ATGCTGCTGAACCTGGTCATCGCCAACCTGAAGATCATCTTCCGCGACCGGGTCAGCCTGTTCTGGGCGCTGGCCTTCCCGGTGATGTTCATGGGCGTCTTCGCCCTCTTCAACCTGGACCGGCCACCTCAGGTGGACCTGGCGGTGGTGGAGGAGACGCCTGGCCCCCTCGGTCAGACTCTGCGCCAGGCCCTGGACAGAATGGAGCTGTTCGAGACGAAGGACGAGTCCAGCGAGACAGCGGCCCTGCGCAAGCTGCGAAACGGCGATTATGACGTGGTGCTGGTGCTGGGGAGCGACGGTGGGACGGCGCGGGCCTACTACAATCTGGCCAACGTGCAGCTGAACGAGATGGCGCTGAGCGCCCTGGAGCGGTTCTTCGACGAGTTCAACCTGCAGGCGGCCGGCGTGCAGCCGACGGTACGGCTGGAGCAGCAGGCCGTCTCCGGGAGGGACATCGGCTACATGGACTTTCTCGTCCCCGGTATCCTGGGCATGGGGCTGATGCAGTATGCCATCATCGGCATGGCCACGGTCCTGGTAGGATACCGGGCCAAGCGCATCCTGCGCCGCATCCAGACCACTCCGCTGCCCGTCTCTCGTTTCGTGCTGGCGCAGGTGACCGCTTTCCTCGTCCTGTCGCTGCTGCAGACGGCGGTCATCCTGGGAGTGGGTCGCCTGGTGGGCGCCGACCTGCCGGGGACGTTTTACTGGGCCTTCCCGCTAGCACTCCTGGGCAACTTCGTCTTCCTGAACATGGGCATCGTGGTGGCGTCCTTTACCAGCACCGAGCCGGCCGCAGCGGGCATGGGCAATGCCATCGGTCTGCCCCTCATGTTCCTGTCGGGGGTCTTTTTCCCCACTGATCAGCTGCCTCCCTTCCTGGCCAAGGTGGTGTCTTATCTGCCGCTGGCCCCCTTGCTGGAGGCGTTGCGGGCGGTGCTGCTTCATGGCGAGCCGGTGCTGGAGGCCTGGCGGGACATCCTGCTGGTGGGGGCCTGGGCGGTGGCGAGCCTGGCCCTGGCCGTCCGGGCCTTTCGGCTGGAATAG